Below is a window of Candidatus Neomarinimicrobiota bacterium DNA.
CTCCTGATCCCCTTCCGGTCAGGTCACGTGGTCTCCCTTTCTTTCGTTGAAGGAAGAGTGGAAGTGAGTGAGCTGGGAATCGATGCCGGCCCTCTTTCTAACCTGACTCGGGCTGATTTTAATCAGGACGGTCTCCCTGATCTCCTTCTGGTCAGTCCCCAGCAGGGAGTCGTCACCCTCGCCTACGGCACTCCCGACGGTGGTGCCCCGCTACAGGAGTTTTTCTCCATCGCTGCCGGAGAGGAGGAGCCGGGGATCCAGATTTTCTGTGCGGTTCCTGAAATCGTCGACGGAATCTACTTGGGCACAGTCATAGCCGGCGGCTGGACGGGAGATGAGAGTGAGATCTTCTACTTTGAACTGGGGTCCGTTCCTGAGTATCCCGAAGAGGAAATACTCGTGGATACCTACATCCCGGAAGCCAGAGTCGAAGAAGCTGTAGAGGAGCTCCCTCGAGCCAGGCCCATGGAAGGAAAGCCTCTGCCTCCAGGCATTCTCCCCACGTACGTATTGCCCGTCAATCAGACGTTTGCCTACACGATCCCGGAAGATGAGGAGCGTGAGTTCTTCAGCTTTCGGTGGCTGGAGCCGCCAGCCAGGGGCATGTATTTCCACTATGATACGCGTTCCATCGAATGGGTCCCTGATGACCAGCAGCTCGGTGCCTATGAGCTTTCTTATCACCTTAGAATGAAGGTGGGCGAAACCATAGACATAATGACAGATGAGGATACGGTCGTTACCTATCAGGTGGTCCCAGAGCTTGCCTCCCTGGAATCAAGGTTCTGGATTTATGTCAATGACCCCCCAAAAATAACCTCCTTTCCTGAGGGGACAGAGTTTGTGGCAGGCAGCCGTTTTGCCTATAATGTGGTGGCCATCGATAAAAATGAGGATGTCCACCTGCGGTATACCCTCGAGAAAGCACCGGAGGGCATGAGCGTTGATGAAGACGGGTTTGTCTCGTGGCAAACTGATGCTTCTCATATCGACATCTATCCTGTTCGGATCGTCGTTTCAGACGGCTTCGATCGAGATGTTCAGACGTTCAGGCTCTACTCAAGGGGTCAGGTCGTTATCACTTCTTACCCTGAAGAGGAAGCGGCCGCTGGCGAAAAGTACACGTATGAACTGAAGGTTACGATTCCGGAGGACAAGCGAGAAGAACTCATCTTTGCCCTGCTCAAAGCTCCCTATGGCATGAGCGTGGACAACACCGGTCTTATCACATGGACTCCTCAAAGTACTCAGATAGACACTCAGCGCTTCGTCGTCTCGGCCAACCATGGAATTGCCGCTGACACTCAACGTGTTTCCGTCTATGTAAATCACTCTCCGGTTCTCGTGTCTGTCCCGGAGGCCATGACAAAAATCGCCATAGAAGATACTTTCAATTTCCAGCTCGTTGTGGAAGATCCGAATGAGTTCGACATTCTCCGCTACGAACCTGTCTCCCTGCCTCCAGGTATGAGGGTGGATCCCTCCACTGGCAGGATTCTGTGGGTGCCCGCGGAGGAAAATCTCGACTTCTCCACCGCCGTCGTCAACATTACGGATGGGCATGAAAACATTGAACTCTCTTTTGAACTGTTTGTGAATTCTCCCATTCACATTACCTCTGAGCCCACCACTCTAGCCACCGTGGGAAAGCCGTATAATTACAAGATCATTGCAGCCGACCTCAACAGAGGATCGCTCATGACATTCTCTCATGTGACCCCTGTCTACGACCTGGAAAACTCACGGGTATACTCAGTCCAGATTGAGGACGATGTGTACAGGGAAAATATTCAACGGTATGTAGGTGAGTTCATGAACAAAAAATCGATCCTGGTGGAAATTCAAGAGAAAGGGCCTGATGGTGAAGAAACTGTCTCTCGAGTTAATCTCAGGAAACACGTCCAGAGTGTCTTTTATGAGGACGAGCGTCTTCTCGTGATAATCAGGGACATAGGCGGGCGCAAGGTGAAGATAAAGGATGTCCTCTGGGAATTTTTCGAGGGAAATAAGGGAAAACCGCCCAAGGTTCTTGTTGAGCGGGCCCCGTTTGTCCACTATGCCCTGCTCGATTTTCCCGATGGAATGTTTGTGGATGA
It encodes the following:
- a CDS encoding Ig domain-containing protein — encoded protein: MERAVSRLAVLLSVLVLTLGGANLKVVHIDGIFDLDYDDLVEFLTIEDGQGTGGVVTRIGYYEIDELGFPQLLWNIDAPRDIDGSIVHVRMADMDGSGTPEIVVAANARGGIDGELDLATLYLFEWDQGEFPEEPTLTLSLADTIAPQAINNLDLLDLEGDGRDELVLSLLGTEPTLSIIALSTIDNVRQLHERWSYVPEGFSSSGGRLYVGSLDFDRNGQYDLFALSPERNVLRIQSFLNQGGILKPGPGLLRRVPGMSDLHFRSFVKLDWNRDSRDDLLIPFRSGHVVSLSFVEGRVEVSELGIDAGPLSNLTRADFNQDGLPDLLLVSPQQGVVTLAYGTPDGGAPLQEFFSIAAGEEEPGIQIFCAVPEIVDGIYLGTVIAGGWTGDESEIFYFELGSVPEYPEEEILVDTYIPEARVEEAVEELPRARPMEGKPLPPGILPTYVLPVNQTFAYTIPEDEEREFFSFRWLEPPARGMYFHYDTRSIEWVPDDQQLGAYELSYHLRMKVGETIDIMTDEDTVVTYQVVPELASLESRFWIYVNDPPKITSFPEGTEFVAGSRFAYNVVAIDKNEDVHLRYTLEKAPEGMSVDEDGFVSWQTDASHIDIYPVRIVVSDGFDRDVQTFRLYSRGQVVITSYPEEEAAAGEKYTYELKVTIPEDKREELIFALLKAPYGMSVDNTGLITWTPQSTQIDTQRFVVSANHGIAADTQRVSVYVNHSPVLVSVPEAMTKIAIEDTFNFQLVVEDPNEFDILRYEPVSLPPGMRVDPSTGRILWVPAEENLDFSTAVVNITDGHENIELSFELFVNSPIHITSEPTTLATVGKPYNYKIIAADLNRGSLMTFSHVTPVYDLENSRVYSVQIEDDVYRENIQRYVGEFMNKKSILVEIQEKGPDGEETVSRVNLRKHVQSVFYEDERLLVIIRDIGGRKVKIKDVLWEFFEGNKGKPPKVLVERAPFVHYALLDFPDGMFVDELTGAISWTPSLKQYDTHTVTFMVSDGYTRDEQSFDLYVNHPPTIISTAPRTARVDQLYKYKVVVEDKNSDKQLTYRLLKAPKGMQIGRDGRITWMPKPSQINSRLFGVGVSDGYEEDLQETNLFVNIAPQVISEPKPVALTNFEYRYRMATEDLNGDQVRLRAIKTPKYAKFDEQTGMFRWKPRMNQRGVNNIVLSAVDERGLATSHEFQIHVFEDPSAQQFVSTSWPLLLAFVGTMFTVGMSALR